Genomic window (Pseudoliparis swirei isolate HS2019 ecotype Mariana Trench chromosome 23, NWPU_hadal_v1, whole genome shotgun sequence):
TGAACCTTTAGACGTCATGCTTCTACTAAAAATAGAAACACATGCAGCTGACAGGTGAAGCTGTTTTAACCAAACCATTTATTAAGCAAATTGTTTCAAAGGGATTCAAACAGATCCTCAAAGCTCCAAAGAAGACACAGACATGTTGTTTCCAACAATACGGTCCAAACAAGGCATGCTGCTCTGAAAGAGGCTACAGAGCTGAGGCGGGACACACAGGACAGCCCGGCCCTGAGAAACACCACATCAGCAGAGAGTGACAGCAAATCAGGGTCTCCCATGGCCAGGACtgtgcatccccccccccccccctcagtggtGTGTACCCGAGGGAATGAGCTGGCCACTGTACCTGAATAAAATTCCCAGGAAAACACCTGGCCACAGGAGGGCGCCACTTCTTTACACTTAGGAGAGACTATAACTGGCGTTAGAGAATCACACAGCCCAgcctcacacctccacacaggGTGAGCGAGCAGCGAGCGTGCCTGGTTGAGTGTGCAGTGCGCCCAACGCAGCAGGGccctcgtgggggggggggggcattttggAAAGAGAAGCAATGCACTGGCCACAGCACAACAGCCGGGGCAATTAGTTAGATGCAGGGCCGGAGGCAAGGGAGGTTGACGAGGATCCGAACACTGcaaggtggagggggggggggggaggcatggGGGTGAGGGTTGTACAGCTCCAAGCAGAGTGCATGATGGAAAGCACAGATACTCTTAATAATGGATGTTGTGTTACAGGGAGAAGGTGCCGATCAGCTTTTTTCACTCCTTGTGCTCGTCATCATTCCAGCAGCTCACAGGACGTGTGGGGAGTAAATGGGGAGTCAGGATGGGCTcatgaggagtgagggaggggaggCCAGTGGAAGGGGAGGAGAATAAAAGGGCTATACCCAATTTCATTTAAAGCATGTTACGGCAAGAGAAAATCGGGTACCATCATAATTTGCAATACAGTACCCTGGATTAATTATTATGTTTTACTAAATTAGGAATTATCTTGAAAGAACAGCTCTATTTCAACCCAAGGACATTTTCACAGATTCATATTCATGCAGTGCACTTACTAAAAGACTCCATGTGCTAGCAACTATTTTGAATGTATTGCATTAAGTGTACAAATGAAGTGTACCAATTAAACACTTTACCCCAAATAGCACCAAAAGACAGTTAATATCAGGAACCTTCCTGAGAAATAATTTGATTCATAAACCAGTGAAACTTCAGTTCTTTAAATCCACCATTGCTTGCTTTTGATGTCATAGACtctatgtttgtttttcttttgtactGTGATATCGGACACCGTCATCTCTCATTACTGTATGAAGAGGGAGATCTGTTCCTGGCACCTTCAGAAGTGTGAGTCCATACTTCCTACACATTTATGTCTTCATTATTTCCATTCACATTTGAAACAAAACACTTGTAATGTTTGTTCTACATCTGCACACGTCTCCCCTcatccatcttcctcctctggcATCCGTCTCTGGACCCTTGGCCCCTTCCTTTTATCCCTCAACACCCCGGTCATGGGCAAGTCAACCCGACACAAGCAGTCATGTTGACCCCCAAGCGCAGAAGCATCCGGGGAACCAGCGCACAGCCAGGCTGCAGCAGGCAAAAAGCAGATagggagaaggaggtggagaaagATGTACACCTCTCACCTATGTACTGTCCATTGAAATAGCTCTCACAGTCACAGTCCTCTGTAGGGAGGCAAGCGGGGAAGAGAGGGGGTAAGCACAGGGTAAGAGACCTGGAAGAGTCAAGGAGGAAGGGGAGCTGGAAGAGTTACAGGGTGGGGGCGGGCCATGGGGCGTTAAAGAGGGCGGGCGGGGCAGACAggcagcaggcaggcagacagcaAGAGGCGAGGGTGGACGGGCAGAGATATCGAAGAAACGTTGTTGGAGGTAACGGACACTAACAAAGGCttcatgaagagaggagagcagaagataagagaggagaaagatggctctccttcctctggtaAGGAGCCGGCTGTGAGCAGAGTCTCtgtgacccacacacacacacatagacacacacacacacacacacgcctccgcAAAGATTCCCAGCTCAGGTaaaaactacaaagccgcaatTCCAAAACGAAAGAACAAGATTTATATTGACTTGATCCGGTTACTTCATCAGACCTAACACCGATTTCTGTcaaatttgaataaaaacaggagaaaaccACATTGAAAAGTGCAGCTGAAGCTGCAGCAGACTGAAAGATAACGAGGGGAAACGGAACAAAAGACAACAGAGCCTGAGGAtgacacaaaagaaaagaggagctaTTGTTATCTTTAACAAGCTCTGCATGGCCGGGCCGGTCTCTAGGGACGCTGTTCTGCATCACCTGgtgcaaacgcacacacacgctcggcAAACAATCTCCACCATAGTCTGGTGCACTAAAAGCAGGAGGGGGGGaattaagcacacacacacacacacacatacacacacacacatgttgaggcTTTGAGGCCTCTATGAACATTTGCTCTGTTTGAGGATGTGTTCTCTCTGAATCGTGTTTGTTTCTGCACACGGACCCACCTTTATCACATCCTGGCTCATCAGCTAGAGTTTGCAACAAGAAGAAACGGAGGAGAGCGTAAAACATTAGAGGAGGTAGTGCCAAAGAGGTCATGCTTAAGGTCATTGTGCTGTAGATGGCACTGAACAGAATGACGAAATGAGGATTTGACATTTGAAGAGATGTGTTGGCAAAAAAGGACCTCTGCTGGGATTTAGGGGAATTAATCCGAGGGTTGGAGGAGCGTGGAGGGAGGCCGACACCGAAGAGTCCCCGCAGGCTTGCCGCTGCGTGGCGTCCTGTAACAGAGCTCGCTGCCGTCCCGCTAAGCTTTGTTTTCGCCCCGCGGCTCAGGCATAATCGGATCGCCTGCAGCCGTCGCGCCACGAAGTGCCACCCCTCCCATTATCCACTCACCTGGCCGCTTACGCGCCGCGTCTCCGGCCTCAAGTGAGGAAGGGGGAAGTGTATTGTGTTGTTGATGCTGTGTTGCTCAGTGGGTGCAGCTTGTCACGCTGTCTGCATGTACTTAAGCTGCCCGCTGGCCAGATGGACATGAAAGAGATTAATTCATATCTGTGatccctccctccgtctctgtgcccctccatctctctcatccCTTCTGAAAAACATTTCTACATCGTGGCATggagaggacagacatgaaATACTAATGCCTCTGAAAATGCCAATTACCAGCATAAAAAGGTCAATAAATATCAATGAAAACATCCAGCAGGGATATTATTGTCCGATAATGACAGCGACCAATTACATTAGGAGTGAAAGAGGAGGTGATATGGAGAGATGCTGCAAGTAACTGTGATGATGACATAATGCTGAAGATGCAGAGGAATCCTGGGAAGCAGAAACTTACAGATGGGATTTTGAGGGGATTTTGGATTCGGAAGAGTTCCCATTTTCATCCTGTAGGCCAGTCGCCTGGAGAAAGGAGCAGCAAACAAAGAGCCAGAGAGGatggaggcaggaggagaaTCATCAAGTCAGTAATACACAGTAAGCAAAAGGTGAGGAGGTCATGTCAGAGCGGTGGAACAGAAGATTTAAACATGGAGAGGGACATAAAACCCTTGAAGATGAGACATTATGAGATCATGAGACAACGGGAACCAACTGAGCCGCCATCCCTCCTCCATAAGAAGAAACCCAAGctgagagacacaaaacaactacaaaacaattacaaacaaCGCGTCTCTttcacttttttctttgttataAAATACCTCCACACCATCGATGTCTTCTCGTAGGCTCTGGGATATTGTTGTGTGCCATCGTTGTTGTCTTTATCTATTTGTGATCCTTTCTTCTTTCATCTCTGCGAggtctttaaatgtctctttgtggATGTTTTGTCTTCTTTTGTGTCTATTTGGTGTCATCTCCATctatttgtaatatattttatgtctgcattgtggtcattttgtgtcattTTCTATCAATCTGAGGAAGTGTTGCATCGCTCTGGagttgtttaccttcgcattgaaaatgcggaaggttatgttttgatcgccgtgtatttattaattaatttattaatttatttgtatgcgtgttattcgcgtaacaaaaacatttttaaccgaatcgcatgaaatttggtgggatgattggttattatccggggaccatttgattagattttgggatcgatcgggtcaaaggtcaaggtcatgaaaaggtcaaaatcttctttttaccatagctcggtcaatttgtatccaattggcatgcaactaatgccaaaatgttcataattcaatgcccaatcttgtgatatgcgaaggtatgcgctctaccgagtgcccattgtaGTATTATGTGTCTTTGGCGCCGTTAATAAAGTCGGAGCGATGCAGTTAAAGATCCTTTTTTAATTCTTCATTGTTTTAACCCGGAGTGCAGCAGCAGAAATGATATATCGTACTAAACATTAATTAAACCTACAAAATAGAGCATGCCAGCTTTCCAGAGGTCAGACACTGCTGTGCCATGCATATTTCTCTGTGTTTAAACCGTGGTTATTAATCTAACAGACGCTGCGGTGTTCATCAGGGATCTCCCAGCCAGCTGAGATCATCCTCCTGACGGATTATGACACTCACAGTATCAGCATGCGTCTATTCATGGCTGTGTTTCCATTTATGTTTTTCCACACTGCTTTGATGCTCCATCTAATCACAGTGACCTTTTAAAGTGGAACACACGAATGTGGATTTGACAGATTACAAATAGCTGGATGAAATAAATATGCGTGACTAGTGCAGTGCTGCCACTAATCAGTTTACACTACGGGAGACATGATGTGACAACCGCCCACCCATGGGTGCTCTTACCTCTCCTGGAACAGTTTGGATGGGATGAGTCCAGCCCGCAGATTACTGTCTCCCACGCGCTTGGCCTGCCACCACGTGTGGTCGTCTTGGGTCACGACCTGCAGGATGTCTCCCCGCTTGAAGGGAAGTCCCGCCTCCTGGCAAGGCGTCGCCTTGTCTTCCAACGGGATGTATTCAAACAAGGCTCTCATGTACACCTGAAGTCCAAAACAAGGAGCTCCATATTTAGACATGTATCATTGCATATAAACATGGACACAACTTTTtatctgaagaagaaaaaaacattttaatcagtGTTTTTTTCATCATTTAAGGAACAATTCATCTGAAATGTAACAGCAAAAATGCTGAAAATAAGACTAACACTATCTCCTTTCCTCGTTTTATGCTCAGTCACTCACGCTTCATCTCACCTTGCTGTCCTTCAGTCGATCCTCTTCTTTAATGGCGGGGATTATCTTGAGAGTGATGGAGCCCTGGGACTGGGACTAGATCACAAATGGAtagagggagaaggggagagagtgagattAAAGACAAACACTCTCGTTTCTGATTCTACTGGACTATCAGTGTACCctgtttctaaataaataaaagatggaaAGAACATTGTAGCTGACGAATCCCCTCTATCGTGATCCCTAAAGGCTTTGGATCCTAAAGAGTTTCTAGTTTAAAAAACACTACAATTAGCACTGCTTCTGTCTGGGGCAAATACAGTGAAGCAAAACATGGCAAGAGCATTTTCGCACTCTTAtcccaaagaaaaaaacataaatcaacacatttaatttagtTCAGTTAAAAATACTGGATCAAAGCAAATAatatgtaattgatttattaggttatatttctttaaagagaTTTCTTTTTGGGTGCAACAAGTTATTATTTGGATACCTCATGCTGGTCCCTAACTTCTGCTTACCCAACATTATATGTTCTATTCCAATACGTCTCTGGTAAAAAAAGCCGGAGCAAGTTTCTCCATGCGGTTTGAAAGTatttaagaaaacactttgacttTTTTTAATGAGTATTTCTCCGAATCTGCAGCTGAACTGTGTGTCTTACCAGCAGCTGACTGATCTCATCGGGCCTCTTTTGGATCACAGAGACTCCATTGACCTCCCTGAGTTCATCTCCTACATGGACCAAACCTGTCGAGTGGGCAAAAACATCAAGGACAGAGTCTAGACTGGGTATTCGGGGTATTTGATTCACATCTTAACATCAGCATTGTTGTCAAATCTACAGATACGAGTCGCGTCTATCATCAGATGTGATCTTTTCTGCTGCAGCCGCAACAATTATATAAAAGGCGGATAGCAGCCGGGTCAATACTTTCCCCTTAGGACCAAGAAGCACATATAGCAGAGACACAATTGAGAATTATACTCATATAATGTATGAATTCACCAAGAGAAACTGGGGCTTATTCTGAACTCTCTCTTCAGCTTCTGTCTacatttttttcatcacttgcaACAAGAAAACGGAGCCTGAGCTCAAAGATTAACAGATGCAAACACTGATTGGTTTACTTTGCCAGCATGCGTGTTTCcaatgatgacacacacacacacacacacacacacacgcatacacctGCATGGGGATGATATTTCCATGGCAACGCCCATGAAAGGATCTTCGTTGAGTATCTATTGTGTGATTGAGTCTCTGGAGGCTTGTGGTGAGCTTTAGGTTTCAGCAACAACCGCACTATCCCTCCTGCTGTTGCGGCTGCTGCATCTCTATCACTGTGGCTTTGATATCACTCACCACAGTATCCGGTTTGATTTGTTGCATATCTGCATATCTTCTGTGTGAAACAGTGTCACCAATCTTCAATCTTCTTGCAAGAAGACAAATGCCGTCAAACCGCAGTAAAAACCAGGAGCCTCCTGGAGCTCAGTTTCCTGAGGGCTGTGCTACATTACTGCAAAGCCCTGGCTGCCTTCCATACAGCAACCTTTGTTTCATGTCATCCTCGAGTCTTTCCTATTATATGAACTCTTCagcaaagaaaaatatttaactCACAACcttaatatttataaaaatggaTGGCTACAGCCCCGAATGGGAGGAGTTTAATCAAAAAATGATTTTCTCTGCTCAGATTATGACTTTAATTTCAGTGCCCTTCATCGGTGTACCACCCCAAGGCTGGGAACTGCAGGTACTTGTAGTTTAGTAGTCTGACACAGCTTAAAGAAAGCCTAGAGGGACAAAAGGAGAAGAAGCACAATGTACCGCTTCGGTCGGCTGCACCTCCTCTCATGATTCGAGCCACGATCACCATCCCAGTGGCTTCATCCCGCCTGATAGTGGCTCCCTGGAGTGAGGATAGacaatacaaaatcattaagAGAGAAGAACACGAGGTCTCATATaatctcttcctctttcattcAGTTTTCCTTTCACTCGCATCCTTCACAACCCACCAGAGGCTCCTTGTTCTTCACGAGCCTGACAATCTTTACCGACTCTTCGTCCAGCTCATCCTCAAAGTCATCCGGCAGCGGCGGCAGCACGGGATCAAAGTTCTTCTGCGCCACGGTGTCGTGCACCGAGAGGACGGCCTGGTGTCACAGAAAACACACGAGCTGAAATTCAGTGCTGATGTTGAGCTGACGGTCTACCAGCTTCAAAGATGAATTTCAAggcaaattaaattatattataatgcCGGACAGGAAAATTGGCCGAATGAATGCACACCAGTGCGTCATCTCCTCATGATCTCACTATTGTAAGGCCCAAAACAAGTAGACGGGTGTTTACCTTGAGGTGTGGTGACGTCAGCAGGTGCAGCAGCTCTTTCTCCTCGGTGCTCATTGGTCcactctgcagctcctctgccACCTGTCACAGAACACACATGAGCCCCGCCCTGGGATGAACATGAGCACATCACCGGTACTGCAAGCTGCATTTTACTGCAGATGGATCCACAGCAGACATGCACACAGGAGAAAATAAGTAGCGAGCAGCTAAGCTCAGCAGTTTCCTCGCTGATAACTGGTGAGCAGCAGGATGTGGAGTTTCATTAAAAAAGCATCGGGATGATTCAGCACTTTGAGAACATTAAAATTCACTTTTGATACCTGCATTGCTTCTCTGTCGGAGCTAACTCATTGTTATTGACTGCTGTGCCCAAGTGGAAAAGTAATTTaggttgtgtgtgggggggggggggcgggtgatgaacttgtgtgtgtgtggggggggggggtgatgaactagtgtgtgtgtgtggggggggggtgatgaacTTACTTCCTCTGCCAGAGAAGAGGCACTGTGGAGGACAGGTGCTGGGCTCTGTCTCTCATACTGTCTCAGCTTTTCATgaatctgtaacacacacacacacacagtttattaGAGAAGAGGGAATGGACAGGACAAGCTGAAGGTTAGATTGGCCTCCTGGAGTTTGCTTGTAAACAAACAAAGGTTGAGCTTAGATTCAGTGTTACTCATcaaaatgcattgtgggaatcCCTGAGGTCTAACCAATCGTGCATTGTTCACATCCATGTTCACTAGCAAACAGTCTTTATCCCTGGGGTACTGCTGCGTGGCTTGGTGCCCTCAGGCCATCGACAGTTTAGTGGAATAATATGAATCCATTAGCAGGAATATGTGTCCTGATGCGCATGCAAGAGACAAAACAGGGACCAGCTCATCTAGAAAACTGCTGCTCCCTAGCACATCTGGAATTAAACCATAGGCACTTTCattaatttaactttttttgtgTCTATTAAAATGGCCCAATCCTTGCAAAGTATTATTGTTTTTCTCTCCTATTTTAATTCATTCAAATAAAGACTGGATGAGAAAATATAAAcaatcctttaaaaaatgttgagaTCTGCACCAAGAGCTGAATTCTCCTTGGGCAACATCTCTGAAATCATCTCTTATGTTGAAGATATTCCTGCTATCTGaatagaaagaaaataaacaaagaggACATAAACACACTTCTTTGATAGAAAGTTCCTTTGTTCCATTCAGCATATTAtcctaaaataataaagaaacattCTGAAATCATGTACATACATTCAGTGGCACATAGCTGAAATATTACATCTACATGTAAATATCTTGTGGAATCAGACTTATCATGTGATCAATACCTCACCTTCATGAGATATCCCAAACTCCGCTCGCTGAAGACGTCTTTGAGGAAGACCATGTCCTCTTTGTGATTGGCATCGGGCCGAAGCTGAGAGGTCAGCAGGGCCAACGTCTCATGTAACCCTACGGAGGAGAGGAATGGGGAAAAACCAGTATGTATATTACTATTAGCAGATGGAGCACAGCAAGCTTCAAGCTGTATGGGACAGTATGTGTTGAGCATCTGTGCCCACTTATCTCACCCGCTTCAGCTGTGAGAACCGGCATGGCTTCTTTCATGGGTCAGTGAggtgaggaagggaggaaacctgggaggaggagaaagataaTTATAATCAACATCACAGACAGATATAGGTTCAGTTTCGAAGTGGATATTTTCACAAATAGCAAAAAAAGTAATGGTGTTTCTGTGAGCTCGTACAACAGATGAAAAGGCATCCAGAGACCCATGTGCAGTAATTATAGCCATTTATCATCTCCTTGTAGGCTTCATCCTATAAATAAATTTTTCCCCAGTGCAGTTAACTCATCTGTGAACATGCAGGTGTGTATCTGTAAGTCGGCTGGCATTATAGAGCCGTACAAGTAAGAAAAACCGGCCCTGCTGGTACTATCaatcacacagagactcacaggCCCTGTGTGGTTCAGTGAATGTGGAGCAGAGCAGGAGAATGAGATCATCAAACAGTATTGTAAACAATATAGTTGCATACTCAGAAAATGATTTATGCTCTCCATAAAGAGCTAAATTACATTTGTTGATGTCCAGTGCATACAGTACAATAACTTTAATTCTACATTCATATTCATAAGCTGACAGATCTACGCTGCTACAGTCGGCTGAAGTACCGCACAGACTGCTGGATTATTGTAGCCCCTATCGATCAATATCCCTGTCACTCCACTCAATATTCTCCATACTTCCTGCCACGGGAAACACAAGTCAATAACATAAACCACAGACTCCATCATATCACACTATGATCCGATAACAAAACAGCCGGAAAATGCAGCAGAACCAAAACAACACCACAAAGctgcaataaagagttttagcATGTTCACACGAGTTGTGTTAAACATCAACAATAAACCGCATGTGGAGGACCTTTTGGGGCAAGGTTATCAGTGAGACTTATTTTGGTTGTGTCAAGATACGTGGAATTAATAGGTAAGTCAAAATGGGCTTGTTTTAGATCAGATATGATGTATACATACTGCATCACATTATCATACAGCATTAGTGTGTTTAGTCTGGTGAAATATTGACAGAAATTGTATTCAGACTGTTTAGAGAAGAAGCTTAACCTGTCTGGCAGTCGCGTGCTTGTCTGCTTTGTATGTGTAAAATAAACATAAGCTTTATGAGGGATGTATTCGGTGCATTGCTGTTCACATGACTGTCTCCGCCACCTTATGGAGGCATGCCAAGCTGATGCATCTTGTCTCGGGGTGTTAGCTCGCACAGACTGTTGAGCTTATATCAATAATAATTATGACAAATCTGTAGATAGAGAAACAGGTGTATATCAGAGAGGTAAACCCACCTTACATGGAGGAAGTAAATTCAAATACTCGACCAAGAGAATATCCAGTTGTATGTGATGCAGTTGTACATGCAGATAATTTAGTCAGGTGGGATACAGACTCTGCATTGGCAGATAAAGAATAGCAGGTATGGGATCAGAAATTGAGACAAACCCAACAAACAGGGGGAACAGGAGTTAGAAGTGGAAGACTGAGTATCCCAAATAGTCCATCAAGATAAGTGACTGAAAAGTGGGAGGAAGTCGTGACATTGCAGCTTCAATTCATCCGGTTGCGCTTGTGTATTTCTATGAGTTTGTTCATGAAGAACACAGCACGGCACCCCACATAATATTTTAGTGTCTCTATATTGCAAGTTTGCAATTTTCTCCCTCCCCCTAAAGCTTTTTCTCAAACGTTTCCTTGTTGGATGCTACAGAATATGATTAACCGCAGCAGAGACAGCAATGAGCTCATGAATAATGAACAGAGAGGATATGAAAGAACCAGATAGAGGGATGAGGAAAAGATGGGAAGGGAGGCTGAACATCTTCTATTCTTTGTTCCGTCAGGAGAATCAGTGGGAACCTCGCAGAAGAGACCGTTTCTGTATTCGTAGGTGTGTCAGCCGGGATTTTCTCCATAAACTtcactatatttattttataggaACACAACAGAATATATCAAAACAGTTTCACTGGTAAAGTGCTTCACTCTGTATATTGACATTTACTTTTTACTGATGGTGTTTTATGTCACCAACAACCATCTTcatcaacaaaaagaaaagcatcTCCTTACAGTAAAGacatgataataaaaaataaatgtccatAAAGTGTAAAATGAATCCAGTGATAGTAATCTTCTGTACATCCACATGTATATGTGAATATTGCAGGAACTGCTAATTGCTAATACAGCATACTTTAAATGGAGCccatttttaaacaaatgtttaaTAATTGCCAACAACATAACTCACTGAATCCATGGCaacatcattttaaaagtaatttataaTTAGGTCTTCAAATAACTGATAACTTATGGACTGAATATTTAAGAATCAGATTTTGGTGATTTATGAGGACATTTTACACAAACCAGTAAAGGGATATGGGGACCGTCTTCCCTTTTGTTCTCGAGACAATTGAGAAGAACTACACAGGCTCTCGTAATTGTATGAATACATTTGTCTATCCAGAGTAAAATGTCAAAAGGGTTAAGACATCTTGTTGGTTGGCTGAAAAGATCCTCACCTTGTGATGACTTAAGAGAACAACTCATGGCTTGTAACATGACTAGAAATTCTCCCTTTAACGTGGATGTATAATCTCTTCAATGTCACCATTCTTTGCATCATCAGTTATTTCCTccaataataaaacaatcaaaAGCTTGTGGTTCATTACACATCCCTCTGCAGCAGTAGGGTGGGTTAGGAATTGTGGGAGGATGGCATTATCCTCTGAGCTGCTTGTACAAGTTAATTTATCTTTAAagtattcaaataaaaaaaatctgcattgaTTTTTTCAAACTTCCAATTCATGAATTCCTATAAACACATCGTATCATTGTCTTTCTCACAGTGCCCATCGTGCTATCAGCCACTACAGTCTGGTCCCTGTCTGCTTGCCTAGCGACAACCATCTCTGACTGCCCCTTTAAAGCTCTGAACAGATGCTCCTGGCTCACACAGGCCTTCACCACGCGGCCGCTATCTCACATCACTGCAAAAAGCTAACTACAAACATGCAAACGTCACTGATCCAGAAATAGATTCGGACAGGCTTTTTTTGCATTGCATCAGAGcaaaaaatgtcattttcaCTTCACATCTAGTTCAAGAGCTTAGCTGCAGATCACAAAAACATGATGGAGCCCCAGTTAGGTCAGAATAAGTCAGCTGATCAGATCATATCTTCGTCATATAACCCTCATCTAGACACATTTAGCTCAAATGCAGAAAGTCCAGCAGTTTAGTACTGCCTTCGCATTATTGACATTATATTGGGTTAAATAAGATACGTGTAAACCACTGAATGTTATTCGTGTTAGTCATCCACATGTCGTTTGCTCATTTATACACAGATGAGTTTGGATTTGCAGTATTCAACGAACGTGAACACACAACCA
Coding sequences:
- the mpp3a gene encoding MAGUK p55 subfamily member 3 isoform X1; this translates as MKEAMPVLTAEAGLHETLALLTSQLRPDANHKEDMVFLKDVFSERSLGYLMKIHEKLRQYERQSPAPVLHSASSLAEEVAEELQSGPMSTEEKELLHLLTSPHLKAVLSVHDTVAQKNFDPVLPPLPDDFEDELDEESVKIVRLVKNKEPLGATIRRDEATGMVIVARIMRGGAADRSGLVHVGDELREVNGVSVIQKRPDEISQLLSQSQGSITLKIIPAIKEEDRLKDSKVYMRALFEYIPLEDKATPCQEAGLPFKRGDILQVVTQDDHTWWQAKRVGDSNLRAGLIPSKLFQERRLAYRMKMGTLPNPKSPQNPISDEPGCDKGGSVCRNKHDSERTHPQTEQMFIEASKPQHVCVCMCVCVCVLNSPPPAFSAPDYGGDCLPSVCVRLHQVMQNSVPRDRPGHAELVKDNNSSSFLLCHPQALLSFVPFPLVIFQSAAASAALFNVVFSCFYSNLTEIGVRSDEVTGSSQYKSCSFVLELRLCSFYLSWESLRRRVCVCVCLCVCVWVTETLLTAGSLPEEGEPSFSSLIFCSPLFMKPLLVSVTSNNVSSISLPVHPRLLLSACLLPVCPARPL
- the mpp3a gene encoding MAGUK p55 subfamily member 3 isoform X2 produces the protein MKEAMPVLTAEAGLHETLALLTSQLRPDANHKEDMVFLKDVFSERSLGYLMKIHEKLRQYERQSPAPVLHSASSLAEEVAEELQSGPMSTEEKELLHLLTSPHLKAVLSVHDTVAQKNFDPVLPPLPDDFEDELDEESVKIVRLVKNKEPLGATIRRDEATGMVIVARIMRGGAADRSGLVHVGDELREVNGVSVIQKRPDEISQLLSQSQGSITLKIIPAIKEEDRLKDSKVYMRALFEYIPLEDKATPCQEAGLPFKRGDILQVVTQDDHTWWQAKRVGDSNLRAGLIPSKLFQERRLAYRMKMGTLPNPKSPQNPISDEPGCDKASLRRSFRLSRKDRQGSSGEGSDLGDSDYLTYEEVTRYQQRSNERPRLVVLIGSLGARINELKQRVIAENVNRFAVAVPHTTRPKKPQEKEGVEYHFVTKQQFDADVLNNKFIEHGEYKENQYGTSIEAIRSVQAKNKMCVVDVQPEALKRLRTAEFKPYVIFVKPRVPESRRRRSAATSPGGAEHGRVTDEDLQEMRQSAVQIDQQYGHLVDRVLIKEDSASACAELRSILERLERESFWVPLNWVRT
- the mpp3a gene encoding MAGUK p55 subfamily member 3 isoform X3, which translates into the protein MKEAMPVLTAEAGLHETLALLTSQLRPDANHKEDMVFLKDVFSERSLGYLMKIHEKLRQYERQSPAPVLHSASSLAEEVAEELQSGPMSTEEKELLHLLTSPHLKAVLSVHDTVAQKNFDPVLPPLPDDFEDELDEESVKIVRLVKNKEPLGATIRRDEATGMVIVARIMRGGAADRSGLVHVGDELREVNGVSVIQKRPDEISQLLSQSQGSITLKIIPAIKEEDRLKDSKVYMRALFEYIPLEDKATPCQEAGLPFKRGDILQVVTQDDHTWWQAKRVGDSNLRAGLIPSKLFQERRLAYRMKMGTLPNPKSPQNPISSLRRSFRLSRKDRQGSSGEGSDLGDSDYLTYEEVTRYQQRSNERPRLVVLIGSLGARINELKQRVIAENVNRFAVAVPHTTRPKKPQEKEGVEYHFVTKQQFDADVLNNKFIEHGEYKENQYGTSIEAIRSVQAKNKMCVVDVQPEALKRLRTAEFKPYVIFVKPRVPESRRRRSAATSPGGAEHGRVTDEDLQEMRQSAVQIDQQYGHLVDRVLIKEDSASACAELRSILERLERESFWVPLNWVRT